A stretch of the Bradyrhizobium arachidis genome encodes the following:
- a CDS encoding MFS transporter → MLAEYVAARAAARNIHYGWIMAGLVFLYSLFASSALGVPSVLMREIAADVNVSMGELSASQGLRFALFGLAAPFAGGLMLRYSPRKMLTIAGSLALAGLLLTALMTSRIEMWFGLGLLLGIAPGLTALQLAAVVSVRWFTTHRGLVVGLLNGSIATGTLIFMPLGAWIAEHWGWRVALIPSGLGLLIMLILYRLLGKDRPQDLGLAPFGETVVAPVTPAPTQNFAAISFSGLRTASTRLVFWVLALTFFVCGISSYGLTSTHFVPFCGDLGFPLVTSASLLAMIGIFDLVGTIGSGWLSDRFDNRLLLAIYYGFRGLSLIWLVESNASLWAMSAFAILYGLDFIATVPPTVKLTVGTFGRDMGPVVFGWIFAAHQLGVGMMAFGAGVSRDALGTYGPAFLLAGVMCLVAAAAFGLVKRPAATVPA, encoded by the coding sequence ATGCTTGCTGAGTACGTTGCAGCGCGCGCAGCGGCCCGGAATATCCACTACGGCTGGATCATGGCCGGCCTGGTGTTTCTGTATTCCCTTTTCGCCAGTTCTGCGCTCGGTGTGCCGAGCGTGCTGATGCGTGAGATTGCGGCTGACGTGAACGTCAGCATGGGTGAGCTGTCCGCATCGCAAGGTCTTCGCTTCGCCCTCTTCGGGCTAGCTGCGCCGTTCGCGGGCGGTCTGATGCTGCGCTATAGTCCGCGGAAGATGCTGACGATCGCGGGCAGCCTGGCCTTGGCGGGCCTGCTGCTCACCGCGCTCATGACCAGCCGCATCGAGATGTGGTTCGGCCTGGGACTGCTGCTCGGCATCGCGCCGGGGCTGACGGCGCTGCAACTGGCGGCGGTCGTCTCCGTGCGCTGGTTCACGACCCATCGCGGGCTGGTGGTCGGCCTCCTCAACGGCTCGATCGCAACCGGCACGTTGATCTTCATGCCGCTGGGCGCATGGATCGCCGAGCACTGGGGCTGGCGCGTCGCGCTGATTCCGTCGGGCCTTGGCCTTTTGATCATGCTCATTCTGTATCGCCTGCTAGGGAAGGATCGTCCCCAGGATCTGGGACTGGCGCCGTTCGGCGAGACGGTCGTTGCTCCGGTGACGCCCGCGCCGACGCAGAACTTTGCGGCGATCAGCTTCAGCGGGTTGAGAACGGCCTCGACCCGTCTTGTGTTCTGGGTGCTGGCGTTGACGTTCTTCGTCTGCGGCATTTCCAGCTACGGGCTGACATCGACGCACTTCGTGCCGTTCTGCGGCGATCTCGGCTTTCCGCTGGTGACGTCGGCAAGCCTGCTCGCCATGATCGGCATCTTCGACCTGGTCGGAACGATCGGCTCGGGATGGCTGTCCGACCGGTTCGACAACCGCCTCTTGCTCGCGATCTACTACGGCTTCCGCGGACTGTCCCTCATCTGGCTGGTGGAATCGAATGCCAGCCTGTGGGCGATGAGCGCCTTTGCCATCCTGTATGGACTGGACTTCATCGCGACCGTTCCTCCGACGGTGAAGCTGACGGTCGGCACCTTTGGTCGTGACATGGGCCCGGTCGTGTTCGGCTGGATCTTTGCCGCGCATCAGCTCGGCGTCGGCATGATGGCTTTCGGCGCGGGCGTCAGCCGCGACGCGTTGGGGACCTACGGCCCGGCATTTTTGCTCGCGGGCGTCATGTGCCTCGTCGCGGCGGCGGCGTTTGGATTGGTCAAACGGCCGGCGGCGACGGTGCCTGCGTAG
- a CDS encoding ABC transporter substrate-binding protein, with translation MKRRDVLAGICAASVWPGVGLAQQSTRRLAFVHSGIPADRLTESRGPFWVRRFYEALRGLGDVEGTNLIVERFSAEGRSDRFGPLVAEVVARKPQVIVTNLNDLVKGFMAATTSIPIVAVVGDPLAGGLVTNLARPGANLTGVSINAGVEIYAKRLQIIKEALPSATRIGHLLSGNWAPSSGVTLADASARLGVSITRIAMPVVDETELARTFADISEQKLDGVIPDEGGSFLAARATLTALAAKHRIPVIYPFRDYVEEGGLMALAPDLGELAVRMADDVHQIFNGAKAGDIPFYQPSKFLLIFNLKTAKAMGLDLPVNLIARADEVIE, from the coding sequence ATGAAGCGGCGGGACGTCCTTGCCGGGATCTGTGCGGCGTCAGTCTGGCCTGGTGTCGGGCTCGCGCAACAGAGCACGCGCCGGCTCGCCTTCGTGCATTCCGGCATTCCGGCTGATCGATTGACGGAGAGCAGAGGACCGTTCTGGGTACGCCGCTTCTACGAAGCGCTGCGTGGGCTCGGCGATGTCGAGGGCACGAACCTGATCGTCGAGCGCTTTTCCGCCGAAGGCCGCTCCGATCGCTTCGGGCCGCTCGTTGCCGAGGTCGTTGCCCGCAAACCTCAGGTGATCGTGACCAATCTCAACGATCTCGTGAAGGGCTTCATGGCTGCGACGACCTCGATTCCTATCGTTGCGGTGGTCGGCGATCCCCTTGCTGGAGGTCTCGTCACCAACCTCGCGCGCCCCGGCGCCAACCTGACCGGGGTCAGCATCAATGCGGGGGTCGAGATCTATGCCAAGCGGCTTCAGATCATCAAGGAGGCTCTTCCATCGGCCACGCGGATCGGCCACCTGCTGTCCGGCAACTGGGCGCCGAGCAGCGGCGTGACGCTGGCTGACGCGAGTGCGCGTTTGGGTGTCTCCATCACGCGCATCGCAATGCCGGTCGTCGACGAAACGGAGCTTGCCCGTACCTTCGCCGACATTTCCGAGCAGAAGCTCGACGGCGTCATCCCCGACGAAGGAGGCAGCTTCCTTGCGGCACGCGCGACTCTGACCGCACTTGCAGCGAAGCATCGAATTCCCGTCATCTACCCCTTTCGCGACTATGTCGAGGAAGGCGGGCTGATGGCGCTGGCACCCGACCTCGGCGAACTCGCCGTGCGCATGGCTGATGACGTGCATCAGATTTTCAACGGCGCGAAGGCTGGTGACATTCCGTTCTACCAGCCGAGCAAATTCCTTCTGATCTTCAATTTGAAAACTGCGAAGGCCATGGGCCTTGATCTGCCCGTCAATCTGATCGCGCGCGCAGATGAGGTGATCGAATGA
- a CDS encoding FeoA family protein: MTEDNDPRSQAPASLPLGLARRGFSGTIQHLSAGQAGSALSDIELESRLIELGFVEGAKVEILHEGIVGRDPIAVRVDNITVAVRRREAMAIFVA, from the coding sequence ATGACCGAAGATAATGACCCGCGCTCGCAGGCGCCCGCTTCCCTCCCGCTGGGCCTCGCCCGGCGCGGCTTTTCGGGCACCATCCAGCATCTGTCCGCCGGCCAGGCCGGCTCCGCCCTATCCGACATCGAACTCGAAAGCCGCCTGATCGAGCTCGGCTTCGTCGAGGGCGCCAAGGTCGAGATTCTGCACGAGGGCATCGTCGGCCGCGACCCGATTGCGGTGCGCGTCGACAACATCACCGTCGCCGTTCGCCGGCGCGAGGCCATGGCCATCTTCGTCGCCTGA
- a CDS encoding M23 family metallopeptidase produces MRSWYSRMVAIGLGLAVFGHHVPVMAQDETVPTARVVNIDWPEVARGVLAVAPELGALPKSLAAKLLPDVDRQLEGLVFPDKEALRPLVLLNAMTAGVNPRIAKVPIPVLAPIDSSRYVSAIVRLRGLKPKTTSDFLSPAISRMQFLGKTTGYDAILTVKPSLLPRGYKVNANLVQIHLGGTGLLYDVNDEDKSGGDARRGDVVEDKTLQDMYPRLRRNVSDDGLTYTFVKYGVFYFANISCANDPPFVADFPCADVEGILRTVLRDLRLIGGLPLAIPHATGSVSPRPVKKSPSFTYYAPGNLLPGTSQDGLGGVTQKILWGGGNLRFPIAENPAYANSQTFMHGGDCYGHKIPLDHGRYKCQENPGKILEPREDTAENYAYPWRDNYCEERNDNSREPKDCPAMKKAHEGQDIRPRECRYDGTRCRINLFNVVAVTKGSALWKPNNNVKFIAEDDTGVYFVYLHMSPDALRGAGLKQGQLVHRDRGQKIGEVGNWMHTDPNGTTAHLHFEIRSQTETCGGFGCTSSPYWTLIRTYEALIGMQGTEVP; encoded by the coding sequence GTGCGAAGCTGGTATTCCCGGATGGTGGCGATAGGGCTGGGACTCGCGGTCTTCGGCCATCACGTCCCTGTCATGGCTCAAGACGAAACGGTCCCGACCGCAAGGGTTGTGAACATCGATTGGCCGGAGGTGGCTCGCGGCGTTCTGGCGGTTGCACCTGAGCTCGGGGCACTGCCGAAGAGCCTTGCAGCGAAGCTGTTACCCGACGTCGATCGGCAACTTGAGGGCCTTGTCTTTCCAGACAAGGAGGCGTTGCGGCCGCTGGTGTTGCTCAATGCGATGACGGCTGGCGTCAATCCGCGCATTGCGAAGGTCCCGATTCCGGTGCTGGCACCGATCGACAGCTCTCGATATGTATCCGCGATTGTACGCCTGCGTGGCCTCAAGCCGAAAACCACGAGTGACTTTCTCAGCCCTGCAATCAGCAGAATGCAGTTCCTCGGCAAGACGACCGGCTATGACGCCATACTCACCGTCAAACCGTCTCTGCTCCCCCGCGGCTACAAGGTGAACGCAAATCTCGTGCAGATTCATCTCGGCGGGACCGGCCTGCTGTATGACGTCAACGATGAGGACAAGAGCGGCGGAGATGCGCGGCGGGGCGATGTTGTCGAGGACAAGACACTGCAGGACATGTATCCGCGGCTTCGACGCAACGTCAGCGACGATGGTCTGACGTACACTTTCGTCAAATACGGCGTTTTCTACTTCGCAAACATATCCTGTGCCAACGATCCGCCGTTCGTTGCGGATTTCCCCTGTGCGGACGTCGAGGGAATTCTCCGGACGGTGCTTCGCGATCTCCGCCTCATTGGTGGCCTGCCACTCGCCATTCCTCATGCGACAGGAAGCGTATCGCCGCGTCCCGTCAAGAAAAGCCCCAGTTTCACGTACTATGCGCCGGGCAATCTCCTGCCGGGGACAAGCCAGGATGGCCTCGGAGGCGTGACGCAGAAAATCCTGTGGGGTGGGGGCAATTTGCGTTTCCCGATAGCGGAGAATCCGGCCTACGCAAATTCACAAACCTTCATGCATGGCGGCGATTGCTATGGTCACAAGATCCCTCTGGATCACGGTCGCTACAAATGCCAGGAAAATCCAGGCAAGATACTCGAGCCTCGCGAAGACACCGCGGAGAACTACGCCTATCCGTGGCGCGATAATTATTGCGAGGAGCGAAATGACAATTCGCGGGAGCCCAAGGACTGTCCGGCCATGAAAAAGGCTCACGAAGGCCAGGACATCCGCCCCCGTGAGTGTCGATATGACGGCACCCGTTGCAGGATCAACCTGTTCAACGTCGTCGCCGTGACCAAGGGTAGCGCACTCTGGAAACCCAATAACAACGTGAAGTTCATCGCAGAAGACGATACCGGCGTCTATTTTGTGTACCTGCACATGAGCCCCGATGCGCTCAGGGGCGCCGGCCTGAAGCAAGGCCAGTTGGTCCACCGCGATCGAGGGCAAAAGATAGGTGAGGTCGGGAATTGGATGCACACCGACCCGAACGGCACGACGGCACATCTGCACTTCGAAATCCGATCTCAGACCGAAACATGCGGGGGCTTTGGCTGCACTTCCTCCCCGTACTGGACACTTATTCGGACGTATGAAGCGCTGATTGGCATGCAAGGAACGGAAGTACCCTGA
- a CDS encoding ribbon-helix-helix domain-containing protein codes for MKSPVVKRSIVVAGHKTSVSLEEAFWNGMKEISGLRNMTLSELVGEIDNNRQQGNLSSAIRLFVLDYFKHRAGSGQAEAKAAAE; via the coding sequence ATGAAGTCACCCGTCGTCAAGCGATCGATCGTCGTCGCCGGCCACAAGACAAGCGTCAGCCTGGAAGAGGCGTTCTGGAACGGGATGAAGGAGATCTCGGGCCTGCGCAACATGACGCTGTCGGAGCTCGTCGGCGAGATCGATAACAATCGCCAGCAGGGTAACCTGTCGTCCGCGATCCGGCTGTTCGTGCTCGACTACTTCAAGCACCGCGCCGGATCGGGCCAGGCCGAGGCGAAAGCGGCCGCCGAATAG
- a CDS encoding glutathione S-transferase family protein — MKFYDCTTAPSPRRVRIFLAEKGLTLPTVQVNLRNGEQFTPAFRALNPGCTVPVLELDSGAAITDVIAICRYLEELHPDPPLMGRSAEERAVIESWLRRIEWDGIYAAQEAFRNGAPGLTGRALPGPVDLDQIPALAERGRLRLQHFFAWLDARLADNEFVCGPHFTIADISGLIAVDLAARAKLTPPEHLGHLQRWYKDVSARPSAKS; from the coding sequence ATGAAGTTCTACGACTGCACAACGGCGCCGAGTCCGCGCCGCGTGCGTATCTTTCTTGCCGAGAAAGGGCTGACCTTACCGACCGTGCAGGTCAATTTGCGCAACGGCGAGCAGTTCACGCCGGCGTTCCGCGCGCTCAATCCCGGTTGCACGGTCCCGGTCCTGGAGCTCGACAGCGGCGCGGCGATTACCGACGTCATTGCGATCTGCCGCTACCTCGAGGAGCTCCATCCCGATCCTCCGCTGATGGGCAGGAGCGCGGAGGAAAGAGCCGTCATCGAATCCTGGCTGCGGCGGATCGAGTGGGACGGAATCTACGCAGCCCAGGAGGCGTTTCGAAATGGCGCGCCCGGACTGACGGGCAGAGCCCTGCCCGGTCCTGTGGACCTGGACCAGATTCCCGCGCTCGCGGAGCGCGGACGCCTTCGGCTTCAGCATTTCTTTGCGTGGCTCGATGCACGGCTCGCCGACAATGAGTTTGTCTGCGGACCACACTTTACGATTGCCGACATCAGCGGCCTGATCGCCGTCGACCTTGCGGCCCGGGCGAAGCTCACACCGCCCGAACATCTCGGCCATCTGCAAAGATGGTACAAGGACGTTTCAGCGCGCCCGAGCGCCAAGAGCTGA
- a CDS encoding FAD-dependent oxidoreductase, producing MKLARRGFLRVIGGGLATPALSGGAAWSQSSGSSPPADAFAAYEPNPDFTYVPGLTPLKAALRPYRKKTYRLEKQVLSGGKLVIHNYGHGGAGITMSWGCAQEVADILMAQYPNPAGKPVAVLGAGVMGLTAATWLTEKLRMQVTVYSKHLIPHTTSSIAGGQFAASKVAFQASEKDKFVRILRRSHKEHGLRGSAYGVSPRDNYSLIELPSFAEVPPDLVPRTQLYRLPFSPMNRSGWKYATLLVEPPIFLTKLQQELQKNGVQFVYQEFFDEDQVRALAPDIIINCAGAGSDAIWPDPDLTPIKGQLVWLPAQPRLQYLFSGSGYVFPRADCVVIGGTEETSYTDDDPDPQRCAALVQHLKDVFDGVTTIAPRWMIQDE from the coding sequence ATGAAGCTTGCACGTCGGGGCTTTTTACGTGTGATCGGGGGAGGACTCGCAACACCGGCGCTATCGGGCGGCGCGGCTTGGAGCCAATCCTCGGGGAGTTCCCCGCCCGCGGATGCGTTCGCGGCCTACGAGCCGAATCCTGACTTCACTTACGTCCCCGGGCTCACTCCGCTTAAGGCGGCACTGCGGCCATACCGCAAGAAAACGTACCGGTTGGAGAAGCAAGTGCTGAGCGGCGGCAAGCTCGTGATTCATAATTACGGGCATGGCGGCGCCGGCATCACGATGAGCTGGGGGTGTGCACAGGAGGTCGCAGACATCTTGATGGCGCAGTATCCAAACCCGGCAGGAAAGCCGGTTGCGGTCCTGGGGGCCGGAGTCATGGGTCTGACGGCGGCGACATGGTTGACCGAAAAGCTGAGAATGCAAGTGACGGTGTATTCCAAGCATTTGATCCCGCACACGACCTCGAGCATCGCCGGCGGCCAGTTCGCTGCTTCGAAAGTTGCATTTCAGGCCAGCGAAAAAGACAAGTTTGTCCGTATCCTGCGCCGCTCACACAAGGAGCACGGGTTGCGCGGTAGCGCCTATGGCGTCTCCCCTCGAGACAACTATTCTCTCATTGAGCTGCCATCGTTCGCGGAAGTCCCGCCCGATCTCGTTCCGCGGACTCAACTGTACCGGCTGCCGTTTTCACCGATGAATCGATCAGGGTGGAAATATGCGACCCTGCTGGTGGAACCTCCGATATTTCTGACCAAGCTCCAGCAGGAACTGCAGAAGAATGGCGTGCAGTTCGTCTACCAGGAATTCTTCGATGAAGATCAAGTTCGCGCACTTGCGCCGGACATCATTATCAACTGTGCCGGCGCGGGCTCAGACGCTATCTGGCCCGACCCTGATCTGACGCCGATCAAAGGACAACTGGTATGGTTGCCGGCGCAGCCCCGACTTCAATACCTGTTTAGTGGGAGCGGTTACGTGTTTCCGCGCGCGGACTGCGTGGTGATAGGCGGAACTGAGGAAACCAGCTACACGGATGATGACCCCGATCCGCAACGCTGCGCGGCCCTGGTACAGCACCTGAAAGACGTATTCGATGGCGTCACGACAATCGCTCCGAGATGGATGATTCAGGATGAGTGA
- a CDS encoding GNAT family N-acetyltransferase, giving the protein MDHFTTSRLTAERLHEDHLADLVALHLDAEVSRYLGGVRSAEVTKVYLAVNMGHWDRYGFGLWALRTKDGDFAGRAGIRHIAVDDLDEVEIAYAFKRTLWGQGLASEIADVLTGIGLTRLALPSLVGLVYPDNSASRRVLEKSGFTLERSAMRRGGEMVIYRALRDQSSPPARA; this is encoded by the coding sequence ATGGATCACTTCACCACCAGCAGACTGACCGCCGAGCGACTTCACGAAGATCACCTCGCGGACCTCGTCGCGCTGCACCTCGACGCCGAGGTATCGCGCTATCTCGGCGGCGTGCGTTCGGCCGAGGTGACGAAGGTCTATCTGGCGGTCAACATGGGCCACTGGGATCGATATGGCTTTGGGCTGTGGGCACTGAGAACGAAGGACGGGGATTTTGCCGGGCGTGCCGGCATCCGGCATATCGCCGTCGACGATTTGGATGAAGTCGAGATTGCCTATGCCTTCAAGCGCACACTTTGGGGCCAGGGGCTGGCGAGCGAGATCGCTGATGTGCTGACAGGCATCGGATTGACCAGGCTCGCGCTGCCATCCCTGGTCGGCCTCGTCTACCCCGACAACAGCGCATCCCGCCGCGTCCTCGAAAAGTCAGGCTTCACGCTCGAACGGAGCGCGATGCGCCGTGGCGGAGAGATGGTGATTTATCGTGCCCTGCGGGATCAGTCGTCGCCTCCCGCCAGGGCTTAA
- a CDS encoding gamma-glutamyl-gamma-aminobutyrate hydrolase family protein has protein sequence MARTPRIAVILDENTSGDGSRYEASKSYFAAIRDAGGLPFGIPYLPEIVGPVAEDFDGLLCVGGRFSYPDDWYLHGKPSRAPPSERLAIESEVTSEFLRREKPILGICAGMQLLAGLHGCRLWSDVQASGTSIIEHDKKGSLHSVTLTPGTKLAALVEVPAMLVNTFHWEAVGELSSSVIASAHSDDGVIEAIEIPAHPFALGVQWHQEQFAAADHPGNRVFRGFVKACVPSKSG, from the coding sequence ATGGCGCGCACGCCACGCATCGCGGTGATCCTCGACGAGAATACCAGCGGCGATGGAAGCCGCTACGAGGCCTCGAAGAGCTATTTTGCGGCGATCCGGGATGCCGGCGGCCTGCCCTTCGGCATCCCCTACCTCCCTGAAATCGTGGGGCCGGTCGCTGAGGACTTTGATGGCCTGCTCTGCGTTGGGGGACGGTTTTCCTACCCCGACGACTGGTATCTCCACGGCAAGCCATCGAGGGCTCCGCCTTCGGAGAGATTGGCCATTGAAAGCGAAGTCACCAGCGAATTTCTGCGCCGTGAAAAGCCCATTCTCGGGATATGCGCAGGCATGCAGTTGCTCGCTGGTCTTCATGGCTGTCGGTTGTGGTCTGACGTCCAGGCTTCGGGCACCTCGATCATCGAACATGACAAGAAGGGTTCGCTGCACAGTGTGACGCTCACCCCCGGTACGAAGTTGGCGGCTTTGGTGGAAGTCCCCGCAATGCTCGTCAATACGTTCCACTGGGAGGCCGTTGGAGAGTTGTCCTCCTCAGTGATCGCCAGCGCTCATTCCGATGATGGGGTCATTGAGGCGATCGAGATTCCGGCGCACCCCTTTGCGCTCGGCGTTCAGTGGCATCAAGAACAGTTTGCCGCGGCCGATCACCCTGGCAACCGGGTGTTTCGAGGCTTCGTGAAGGCCTGTGTACCGAGCAAAAGCGGCTGA
- a CDS encoding ferrous iron transporter B, whose product MEAPLLHLALVGTPNSGKTSLFNALTGSRQKVANYPGVTVERKEGFFVTPLGRQVSVVDLPGTYSLRGRSPDEEITRDFVLGKASGEIKPDLVLCVADSTNLRLTIRLLLELKRTGRPLVLVLNMFDIATRRGITVDVERLAQELGVPVVTSIAVRKGGTAELLKHTDEISAQVQPQAQANTWRALTVSELRATQREADRIIAASVSLPSRPDTWTARIDAVVLHPVGGLLVLALILFVMFQAVFAWAKPLMELLSGGFDGLGQLVHATLPAGLLQSFLQNGVISGVGSVIVFLPQIIIIFLFILLLEDFGYMARAAFLMDRIMGGAGLHGRAFIPLLSSFACAIPGIMATRVIDDKRDRLTTILIAPLMTCSARIPVYTLIISAFIPDTDVWGFINLQGLVMFGLYAAGIVSALLVSFAIKFFMLRDYAPAPFMLELPDYKMPRLKSIAIGIFTRAKMFLQRAGTTIFSMMVLIWFLASFPQPPAGATEPAIDFSLAAVIGKWLEPLLAPVGFNWQIAVALIPGMAAREVAVAALGTVYAIEGGKEAAEQIGQVLATKWSLATALSLLAWYIFAPQCASTLAVIKRETGSWAWMATTFVYMLALAYLASLATYNIAVALGAG is encoded by the coding sequence ATGGAAGCACCCTTGCTGCATCTGGCCCTCGTGGGCACGCCCAACAGCGGCAAGACCTCGCTGTTCAACGCGCTGACCGGCAGCCGGCAGAAGGTCGCGAACTATCCCGGCGTCACCGTCGAGCGCAAGGAAGGCTTCTTCGTCACGCCCTTGGGACGTCAGGTCTCCGTGGTCGACCTGCCCGGCACCTATTCGCTGCGCGGCCGCAGTCCCGACGAGGAGATCACCCGCGACTTCGTGCTCGGCAAGGCATCCGGCGAGATCAAGCCCGATCTCGTGCTGTGCGTCGCCGATTCCACCAATCTGCGCCTCACCATCCGCCTGCTGCTCGAGCTCAAGCGCACCGGGCGGCCGCTGGTGCTGGTGCTCAACATGTTCGACATCGCCACGCGCCGTGGCATCACCGTCGACGTCGAGCGGCTGGCGCAAGAGCTCGGCGTGCCCGTGGTCACCTCGATCGCGGTGCGCAAGGGCGGCACCGCCGAGCTGTTGAAGCACACGGACGAGATTTCCGCGCAGGTTCAGCCGCAGGCCCAGGCGAACACGTGGCGGGCGCTGACCGTGTCCGAGCTGCGCGCCACGCAACGCGAAGCCGACCGGATCATCGCCGCGAGCGTCAGCCTGCCGAGCCGTCCCGACACCTGGACCGCGCGGATCGATGCCGTGGTGCTGCACCCCGTCGGCGGCCTGCTGGTGCTGGCGCTGATCCTGTTCGTGATGTTCCAGGCGGTGTTCGCCTGGGCAAAACCGCTGATGGAGCTGCTCTCCGGCGGGTTCGACGGGCTCGGGCAGCTCGTGCACGCTACGCTACCCGCCGGCCTGTTGCAGAGCTTCCTCCAGAACGGCGTGATCTCAGGCGTCGGCAGCGTCATCGTGTTCCTGCCGCAGATCATCATCATCTTCCTGTTCATCCTGCTCCTGGAAGATTTTGGCTACATGGCGCGCGCCGCGTTCCTGATGGACCGCATCATGGGCGGCGCCGGCCTGCACGGCCGCGCCTTCATTCCGCTGTTGTCGAGTTTTGCCTGCGCCATTCCCGGCATCATGGCGACGCGCGTGATCGACGACAAGCGCGACCGCCTGACCACGATCCTGATCGCGCCGCTGATGACCTGCTCGGCGCGCATCCCCGTCTACACGCTGATCATCTCGGCCTTCATTCCGGACACCGACGTCTGGGGCTTCATCAATCTGCAGGGCCTGGTGATGTTCGGCCTCTACGCCGCCGGCATCGTCAGCGCGCTTCTCGTGTCCTTCGCGATCAAGTTCTTCATGCTGCGCGACTACGCGCCGGCGCCGTTCATGCTCGAACTGCCCGACTACAAGATGCCGCGCCTGAAATCGATCGCGATCGGCATCTTCACCCGCGCAAAGATGTTCCTGCAGCGCGCCGGCACCACGATCTTCTCGATGATGGTGCTGATCTGGTTCTTGGCCTCGTTCCCGCAGCCGCCCGCAGGCGCCACCGAGCCCGCCATCGACTTCAGCCTCGCCGCGGTGATCGGCAAGTGGCTGGAGCCGCTGCTCGCGCCCGTCGGCTTCAACTGGCAGATCGCGGTGGCCCTGATCCCGGGCATGGCGGCGCGCGAGGTCGCGGTCGCGGCGCTCGGCACGGTCTATGCGATCGAGGGCGGCAAGGAAGCGGCGGAGCAGATCGGCCAGGTGCTGGCAACAAAGTGGTCGCTGGCGACCGCGCTGTCGCTGCTCGCCTGGTACATCTTCGCCCCGCAATGCGCCTCCACGCTGGCGGTCATCAAGCGCGAGACCGGAAGCTGGGCCTGGATGGCGACGACCTTCGTCTACATGCTGGCGCTGGCCTATCTGGCGAGCCTTGCGACCTACAATATCGCCGTCGCGCTCGGCGCGGGCTAG
- a CDS encoding DUF4169 family protein — MGNVINLNRFRKRAEREASAKQADTNRAKFGRTKAERMSEEKRQEQAKERLDQHRIDREELP; from the coding sequence ATGGGGAACGTCATCAATCTGAACCGCTTCCGGAAGCGCGCGGAACGCGAAGCCTCGGCGAAGCAGGCGGACACCAACCGAGCGAAGTTCGGCCGCACCAAGGCCGAGCGCATGTCGGAGGAGAAGCGCCAGGAGCAGGCGAAGGAGCGCCTGGACCAGCATCGGATCGATCGCGAGGAACTGCCATGA
- a CDS encoding adenylate/guanylate cyclase domain-containing protein, which yields MGAANLNGIPLIKDVWEPACRTSLPREVVRVERAAILFADIIGFTCMTEEWSPAEHMSFLRNYQQHMATRVIQHEGKVVQYQGDAIVAMFGDSHDMRYAAGQALSCAFGMLDTIAAWSADRSARGELPLSIGIGVHLGSVGMGQIGVEGHLEQTIAGDTVNVARKLETLTRRLGASLIVSDELFAAIPQDAHRLAVDKLKPHGCCRIAGRANPISIWLSPREPLTA from the coding sequence ATGGGCGCCGCAAATTTGAATGGTATTCCTTTGATCAAAGACGTTTGGGAGCCTGCTTGCCGGACTTCCCTTCCGCGGGAAGTCGTGCGGGTCGAGCGCGCGGCAATCCTTTTCGCCGACATAATCGGGTTCACCTGCATGACAGAAGAATGGTCACCCGCAGAGCACATGAGCTTTCTGCGCAACTACCAACAGCACATGGCGACACGCGTCATTCAGCATGAGGGCAAGGTTGTACAGTACCAGGGCGACGCTATCGTGGCTATGTTCGGTGACTCCCATGATATGCGCTACGCGGCCGGTCAGGCCCTCTCCTGTGCCTTCGGAATGTTGGACACGATTGCGGCTTGGAGTGCTGACCGCAGCGCTCGCGGAGAATTGCCTCTGAGCATCGGCATCGGCGTACATTTGGGCTCGGTTGGCATGGGCCAAATTGGCGTGGAAGGACATCTGGAACAAACAATCGCCGGAGACACCGTAAACGTGGCGCGCAAGCTCGAAACGCTCACTCGGAGGCTTGGCGCATCCCTCATTGTGAGTGACGAGCTATTTGCCGCAATCCCGCAAGACGCCCATCGGTTAGCAGTTGATAAACTGAAGCCACATGGCTGCTGCCGAATTGCCGGCCGAGCAAATCCAATTTCGATTTGGCTGTCACCGCGAGAACCGCTCACGGCCTGA